The DNA region CGGCGCTAGCTTGAGGGAACAGAAACCTCGCGATCGAGCAAAAACGCGATTGTGGAAAAAAAAATACACGAATAGGTTATACTTTAAGTATGTTATATGATGACATTATTAAATTTTGTCACCATAGATAAtctaaaatgatattttaatagTTAAAATAATCccttttgatatatgtcattataaattatttataatgacACTAAAAATTAAATGTCATAAAGAAAATCTCATAATAGATCATATTTCTTGTAGTGGGATGAGTCGGCATGGCAAAAAGGCCCCCTCTCCCTTGACGGCGGCCTCAAACGAAGAAGAAGCCTCCCATGAATAGTACTCCCTCTCCTTTTCTACAACCTAAAACAATGAAATGATCCTTATACCTTCTTTTCCCACCTGTCCTCCTTTTACTGTATCAGAGTCTGTGTTACAAGATTGTATGAAGTCTTCACTTCGTCAAAATTCGAACCACATCCCAACCTACCATCTTCTTCACTTTAGGATAGAATCATACAACATAATTTCTGTTGATGGTAGCCAGGTGTCTATATTAACTTAAGAACTTTAATAACTTCATTCTGTTGACGAatttatctttattaattttaaaacaaagGGGAAGGAGGTACAGTCAATGGCAGCGGACAAAATCCCGCTAGCTCATTGATCGATCGATCTACAACTTAATAAGCTTCAATAGCTCAAGCAAGGGACGTCAGGCTTGACCACTTTGGCTTTTTTTCCATGCGCATTGAAACAGAAAGCCTGAGCTTGCTCCCCTGGCACTGCATTCCTTATGTCAACGTCCTCCATCACCACGTCGTGGCAACCACTGCTCTGGCTGCACTCCAAGCGGATCGCCATGTCATTCGCCGACGTCCCTTTCACTCCGATGAACTTCACGTCGCTCACTTGAACAGCCGACGTCTTTGACGATGCACACATATATCGAATCCAACAAGGAACCAAAACAAAAGAATTAATTAGCGAGCAAGCAAAAACCCAGCTGAAATATAAGAGCAAGCATGCAGATGCAGTTACCTCATTCTTACAGCCGCCGCGAGGGCAGTAGAACTGATCTATTATGATGGGGTTCCTCACTTCCGTCAAGCTAATATTTCTGAACGATATGTCCCTCGCAAACCCAGTTGCCCCCTACAAGCaaacaatattaattaattaagatatcGAACAGAAGGGAATTAAAGCAAGCCTTCCTACCTGCCATGTCTTGATCCTGACTCCATTGTCAGTCCGTACGATCGTGGAGTCGGAGACATGGATGCCTTCAGCTGTCGCATAGCTTTTTTCTATCCCCAGGCTTCCAATGCTAAGATGTGATTACCATTTCAAGTTTATTTATGCCTTTAATTAGCAGATAAATAAaggatttaattaattatataattaatcaACCTTAATCCGTGGCCAGGACCGCATCTTATGCGGCTGATGTTCACATCCTTAGCGCCACTGCTTACAGATACGCAGTCATCGCCTGCACATAATTATTATATGCGCGCGCGTGTTAATTAGCTAGATCGACTGACGTGACGTAACTCGATCGGAGGACTTACCGGTGCTGATCTGGCAGTCGCTGATGATGACGTGGCGGCTCCGCTCGACGTGGATGCCGTCGGTGTTGGGGCTCTCGGCGGGGGCGGTGATTTTCAGATTTGAGATCCTGACGCCGACGCTCATCCCGATGGCGACGTGCATCATGGCGCTGTTTTTGAAGCTCAACCCCAAAACCTGCGCCTTCGTGACGTGCAGCAACGCAAGAGACTGCACCCGTGCATCGTAATCAATCATATTGAATATTGATCGATCGTGATCAAATATTTTAGCAGGAAATACAAGCGTGCGTTTATCGACTTACATTTGCAGCGAGAAATGCACATGCCTGCAAGCGAACAAATTCGCAAGGTGAGAATATTTATCAGAAAATTAATGCAGAATTTTTTGGAAATGTTTGATAGATAGATAGCTAGCTGGCTATACGTGCCTTTGCCTCTTTGCATGCCCACCAGGAGGCCCCTTGGCCGTCGATTTCGCCGGCGCCGGCGACGGTTAAGCCGTTGAGGTTAATGAACAGTAGCCAGTTATTATCATCATCCGACCACACTTCATCAACCCGTTTAAGATTTCCATCGAcctgaaaaaaaattatatatatatgaaaacatAATGAGAATTAAATGGCTATGCGATATGACAGATCACTGACGTACCTGAACCCTAATGTAATGTTTACACGGTCCTCCGAATTTGGTCAGTCCCAACAGATACACTTTCCCTCCAGGAATAAGCAGGGTCGATGCTTCTTTGCTGTTTAAGCACACTGCACGCCATGCATTCGTAAACGCCTGTGAAGATGAGACAATATTAAATACATATTCATTTGTATATTATTGATAGaattaagaaataaaaataaagatatataATTATAAGATACTTGAGTATCATCGGTGATGCCGTCTCCTTTGGCTCCATAATCTGTCACCCTGTACGTTGCTGCCAGAGTTCCAGCAACAAATGAagcgaaaagaagaagaagaagagcagaagaACGTGGACGTCTCTGATTGATCATGGTGagtgcttcctttgcagcttggATTATCGACAATCAACGTGATTGTGGTGTTAAATAACCTGAGGGAACATGCATGGAAATTAATGGAAGATTAATTACATAAAATTCGGAAAAACCGAATTAACTGAATccgttcggttaattcggttttcgattttttttttgaaaattataaaaagaatattttttatatgTATACTCAAACTCAAGATTTTAACTCGTATTCTAAATTTACCAAACtcctgaaatagtcatgatttccTCAAAATATTCTTTCATTTACGTCTCCAAGTATATATGGCTAGAACATTATAATAAGTCATAATTCATTTCAGTTTCTTAGTAGATATAGTTGGCTATAAAAATATTCTtactgtatttttctttttttgttctcTTATTACATATTTAAATTGTTTGGAGAATTAATTACAAGAATATTacaatatatatctatatatttatATGAGCCTGTCTGAAAGCAGGAATTAAGGTGGAAGCTGAGGATGTGGTAGTTTCGCTGACCGACTACGGACCTCACTCCGCTCTACAAAACAAGTAAAATTAGTGCCGAGCTAGGCAAGGGATCCcgacgttgaccctccgacgttcaagtcagtaaCCGACAATGTAGAGAAAGCGGAGCAACAGTAGAACTCAAGAAtattgcatacctccgttgatCATGGACCCTCCTTTATAAAGAACCCTGGTGGACGACGTACATGCTTCTTGAGGCATAGGCATGCTCtccaatatgtcctttgaaagaACCTATCAGGAAAGTACCTCTAACATCATATCTTAACAGGGTATACATATCACTGACAAGACAATAGAAGCTTTCGCGATGCAATCCGCCTGTCGACCATACCTCGTATCAGCGGCACaacctcccaaaaggatatcgagagatactacagtggccccgttgcttggccgagcgagaTAGCTGCTCAGTCGAAACTCCGCTCAGTCCACGGTCAAGTCATGCTGCTTggctgagcggggtagccgctcgactaGGAGCCCTCCGCTCTGTCGACCAAGCTATCCGGTCTCTCTTGCCGTCCTACTACTCCGTATTGAGCGTCAGCTATCTTACTTCTCATCTTGAGTAGGACTGGAGGTCTGCTCAAGAATCCTAGAAGACATTATTACAGATGTAGGCAATATGACTGACAAAAGTGGGTGACAACTAATATTAGTTCATCTGGCAATATTGAAAATGAACATAATGCTTCTCATGGAAATAATCCGGGAATAATCCATGTACCAAAATTCATTTAGATATTAGTGATGATGAACTTGATTCTCTTAGCCGTAATCCTGATTGTGTTGTTAGTTCATCTTGTTAGTTAGTGTTAAGTAATGTTGGTGTTGTAATGTAACTTGCTAAATGTTTATAATTCTAGATGCAAAATTGGTTTGTTAGTTGGTGTTGGAAACATTAAACACTGTTGAATAGTGTTGGTGTTGTACTTGTGGTATGATACTGGTGTTGCTTGTGTCGAAGACAAAATTTATTTGAGTTGAAGTTGAAACATCTTGATTGTTGTTATGCTATTTACTAAAATTCTTATTTGTTGCTTGTGTCGAAGACAAAATTTATTTGAGTTGAAGTTGAAACATCTTGATTGTTGTTATACTATTTACTAAAATTCTTATTTATAGTCAATTATCATGGAGTTGGCTAATTTTGTTTTGGTATTGAAAAACATCTTGAAATGAAAATGTTGGTGTTTAAGTGAATCCTGAACGAACACGAGTTCGCGAGCCTATAAATGAACACGTTCATGAGCCCTTTAAATGAGTCAAGCTCGAACCTAAGCTCGCTAACCTATaaatgaacatgttcacgagcccTTTAAACAAGACAAGCTCGAACACAAGCtcacgagcctataaacgaacacgTTGCTGAGCCCTTTAAATGAGATGAGATTGAACCTGAGCTCGCGCTCGGttctttgggcctgatatcttatgatatcaggcccaaagaGGAGTCCAACCCTTGGACAATTGTGATGATAACATGCCATATTATCTATGTTTGATAGTTAGTATAATAGCATtttgaacatgttcacgagcccTTGAAGAAAGCAAGCACCAATTAGAAAGTTAAGTGTGCTTGAGTATAAAAATATATATGGCCCtctttgggcctgatatcataagatatcaggcccaaagaaCTGAGCGCGAGCTCGAGTTGAGCTCGACTCGTTTAAAGGGCTCGACAATGTGTTTGTTTATAGGCTTGCGAGATTTAACCTCTAACTAAGTTGTCACTCAAAAATAAAATGATCAGGCCCTATGCGAAGCACGTACAAAAGATGGTGAACTTGATGTGTAGAAAGTTAAGATGGTAACAAGTTTATTTTAACATCCATTAAATAACGGATCTTCAAAAGGATTGAACTAATTACTAAAATCAAATTACACTTCAAATATACACAACACACATTAGGGTTTATGTACATTGTTTCTATTTCATTAGAAAGTACAATAAACCACCTTCTGTTAGAGATATCATTAGATATATAATTGAGAAATCACAAACCAACCCTGAACTTTATATTTGCATCATTTACTGACACACTTCAGATTTGCATTGTTTTCAGACTAGTGTTTGGCATCAAAACACAATTCTTTGATTACGATATAATCAAAAAAAATTGATGGCTAATTCTCATTGAGTGAAAGCTTCTCTAACACTAGAGCAAAGGGAATACACCAAAGCCAAGGCAAATCTTCTCTAACACTGGATTCATTGAATGAAAACACACATCAAGTTAAATACAAACAACAAGGATAGAAATGTTTAACCTTAAACTACAGGAAAAACATACCTTAGAAGGAGGGAGGTCCTTTCTATTTCCATAAACAAAAACATGTGTTTCTCTAACCACTATTGATACACAcaggaaatgcactaaatcaaatAACAAACACCTTAATACAAGAAAGACACTAAACCAATCAAACATACAAACAAAGGAAATAGATATACCAACCATAGATAATTACAACATCCTACCTCATGTTGTTAGAACCTataacaataaagataatttattaatttcattttctcaataaacaataaaccactataatttaacaaattaaaactttgatagtaccagCTATAGATCCCAAATATTGTTCATATATGTCATCAAGACTGATATGATTATTATCTTCAATTGATCTAAAAATTGAAACATTATCATatacaaaagataataaaataaatttgtttgcaagaaaaaaaataataaaaataaaaatttgaatcaacACATACCTTTGTTGCAAATTGGGATAGTTATGCTTGTCATGTGATACTCCTCGATGTTGGCATTCACGATAAAGTCTGGAATTTGATGTTGTTGGTGCatgaagcaccagacgatcgaacttgagttttgattatatcaaagggtccaaagttaagttgtcttgtgatctaacaaggtggATTGAGCCTGCAAGAAAGtcttaagttgtcttaggcaaaagtcctactggactctaggcaggtggaaaatcctagggggcggtaaccctaggtggtggaaagtcctagctgcagttaggtaggtggaaaaccctagaggtggtaaccctaggtcatagggggtggtaaccctaagtgaaaAGTTTTGGAGGGTCGAGTGCTTTTGGCAAAaccctagagtcagggactctaggtgaaaaccctGGCGGACGTGGACCAagtggaagtctggatgggtcataGAGCGGGAGTCTAGTAGAAAGTCTTGAAACCTCagaagttgagcaaaagtccagtcggtctggagaattagtctagcaacaggtaacttctcctgagaggagtaggtgaggacgcgttctccgttgagggaacagtGGCGCCGGTTCAACCTAGGGTATCTGGAGGAAATTCGAAATTAGAACCGAATAGTCTGAAGGCTGTCAAAAGTCATTTATTACTTAATTATTTGTTAtttatctaactctattttgcaagagaCTAACACTTTTTACAGGGTTAGATTTGGCcttgatcagttgaccgaacgttcaaatcggttgaccgaaccccagTAAAGCAGGATAAGATTTCTAGAGATCAGACCCGATTTGAttgagggatcggtcaaccgaattgAAGATAAGCGGTGACCTGATCGAGCCGGGTTGATCAGATCAGATAAGGCGAAGACCATCGACTGATCAGTTGATCGAACGACGGGATCGGTCAACAAAACGAAGGCGCTATCCGAAGAGGTTGCATCTGGATGGAAGACCGAAAGAattcaataggttcggtcgaccgaacttggggatcggtcgaccgatctgagttgagtcaaacttgatcccaagATCAGAGGATCTGGATTAGGTATGAAaaggctataaaaaggggtctcgaccagctaCTATGGATAACTATATTCGCAATTATCCTTGAAGTTGCACACTACACTGAGATGACTCAACAACGCTCAGTTGTTGTTCCAACAAATCGACGAACAAATTCCTAATtccttattgtcggtatactttgttTTTTGTACTTGTAATTGCTTACTTGTAAGAGATTtccgaactattagtgattgcccactgaaagtgatcaacgatcaaggaccttggagtaggaatcgtcacaggctccgaaccaagtaaaagaaacttgttagcgatTGCGTTGGTGTcttttctttattccactgcattATTCTGAGTTTTCTGAAACGAACGAATTAGCTAGCCACGAGTGCTAtgcacccccccctctagcacgtcatcgatcctataattggtatcagagcaaagccactctgatttggtgaaaccaccaatcgagcagggggttcttctttgaaaaacaaaagtatataccatttttgcttaaaaaaaaattcttacacctttcgttttttccctctattttttttttaaaaaatcattatcatcttttcaccattggtcagtATTAGTAAAATATCATATTTACCCAAATTCATAATAgtagtttttatatatttttattttattttattttattattatttttttgaaattagtgaaatattttatttttctcccgcactgataatccaagaccaagttttaGAACATTCGTTATTTTTCTTATTATGTGAGAGATTTATCCTTATAAATGACCTACCAAGAAGGTTACAGCACAGCACGCCCATCGCTTTTCTCCGACCAGGATTTCGGCTACTAGAAGGaccgaatggagtaccaccttaaGATGCAAGTGGTAATGTGGATAATAATCCAAATAGGATTCACATTTCCCACGAAGACAACGTCCTTGTTCCCTGCGACAAATGGGACTCACCAACCCGCAAGAAGATTGAAGCCGATGCAAAAGCAACACACGCAGACTCTCCAATGcggcctaaccaaagaagagctgaaTCGGGTTGGTCCCTTCAACAGTACAAAGGAGTTATGAGAAaaattgatcgagttgcacgagggaACTTCCGGCACGAAGGTAAGTAAACGAGACTtcatatttaataaattatataatataaaaatacaggaaggtgagtcaGCGAGCCAGCTACATGCTCGTATACAAGATCTTCTGAACAGACTCCATACGATTAGATAGAAAGCGGAGAActgcgacgtaataaggtacgcactaaacacTTTTgtgaggaatacattgtgggaaTCAATGGTAGACgcctacaaagtatccaaggatctttcgtcaattagactagatgaactctttttagaatttgaacttcatgagcaaactaatgcaTTGCCAGGCCagaaaggtattactttggtTGCAGGTGTAAGCAGAACACGGGAACCAAAGCTCAAGCGCCATACTGAACCCGAATCCGAAGATGAACtggactcagaagatgacgatgagATTGTTGACAAATTTGTGAACCTAGTCCGAAGACTatataagaagaagaaaggattcaccaaaaAAGAGATCGAAAAGGTGATTCAATAAAAAAACAATGCAACTAAGCCAAAAAATCAAGTCAGAAGTAActtgctatggctgcaacaagaagggacacatcaaagcaaACTGTCTAAACCAGAAGGAAATAAAGAAGCAATAGAAGAAGAAGGCGCttcaagcaacgtgggacgaatttTCATCAGAAGACTCCGACGAGGACCTCGAGTAGACAtgtctcctcgtacttctggcCCGAGAACAACTTGacgaatttaaaactaaaagcgAATctgaagctgagtccgagagaagccacggatccgtactcATTTTCGAAGGGCTAAACAGCACTGTAAGATCCTCTCAAGTAGATAAATTATacaatttaatatataaattagccaagtcaagtCACGCCAAAagaaggtaacaacccttaaggaagtgactagccTAAGCTCTTTGACAGAACCTATTCaaattggaacttcaactcaagttcaacaacttaagaaagaaaatTCCCGTTTGAAAGATCAAGTCAAAGAACTAAAGGGAACATTGGAACTGTTTActttgggttctaagaatcttgatttgattctggAAAAACAAAGGGCCGTATACAATtgatctggacttggatacaagactAAATACAAGTTCAATCCATACTTATCTCTTGTCAATAGAATATATAGAAGAAAattccaagcatgggtccccaagtctaacttggttaatcaagttagacttggccaatattggatccccaaaaatcaaattcattaccttgatagaccttatcgaggctatgatccagggggagccaacaaAAAGACcgtttttatcataaaatagaattgtctGATGTTTGGTTTATATATTACTTtttattattcatgcttagactagggtagataaggacttaggcttgatctacGCTTGACTAATTAGACTTAGGATTTTTcaggaagaaaattaaatattcaatttctttaaaaggctttatttagaagtggttgatgatccaatacccaagaagacctagtatctcgccacaacctggaagccaattattgaaataaatatttaattaactaactattaaaccttagtctaacacaaatgttgatcaatccttagattggattttaaattgaagattaaattaaccatctcacaaaactatcaaggttccctgattgaaaatctaaaaatgggtAAGATGGACCTAGATTTAAAGTAGATaaccaaacctaaattaattaaattaaagctaactcaattaaaattcataattaattagaaaatcaaaataaatttcaaaatataattaattataaaatcataattaatttcaaaataattaattttaaaatcttaattaattataaaatcttaattaattttcaaaatcttaattaattttaaaaaataattaattttcaaatcatgatcatttttcaaaatataattaatttcaattaattgattaatttaagattctaaatttcaaacttaattaattttcaatatgttaatgttaattaattttaaaattaaaattaatcttcaaaattttaatattgtcaaatgtttaaatctaattaatcttatattttaaaatttaaaatttaatattttaaaatctaaatttaacttaaattattttttaaaatattctttaatatcatcatagataaaattaaattcaagattaacttaattccatctcacacaaactcataagctggacatgcttgataacctagaatatgtgagatagaaaattaggaaaataaataataacttttatatttttgatttacatgcttggacACTAGGACCCTCAAACATTTTTGACATTAATTAAGAGAGAGAGTAAAAGGAAGGctaagacattaatttttattttgttaaagcattatttttcaaagttaacttttcaaaagttcaaaatacttctgaagaggaagtttaatttttaaaactatttttgaaaataaaaaaaatattttgaaaaagacagaaactaagtatttgataaagtattttaaagtatttttcaaagaaatcatttacttagctaagtatttttatcaaaatcctattaaagctaagtttttatcaaattttttaaactaagcttttatcaaaatcttttttaagctgagtacttttaactaagtttttttcaaaacttttatAAAGCTAATTATTAAAgataagtttttatcaaatttttaaaactaagcttttattaaaatcttttttaagctGAATACTTTTAACTAagctttttcaaaacctttataaagctaagtattaaaggtaagtttttatcaaagtctttttaaagccaagtttttatcaaaattttagaaaGCTAAGTGCTtgacaaagtttttttttcaaagagtttagctaagtgtttgtcaaaacaattattttcaaagctaaaatttagctaaactttttctttttttaaaaaaaaagctaaGACAGTTTTGAAACTTAAAATCagctaagttttttttctaagtgctacccttcagggggagcttaacaAAGTAAATTTATTTTGTACTATCTTTATATGTTAAACAACCTTCTctctacttattttatttttaattatgtcaaatggggagagaaaagtcaaagttaagagttaaacatagTTTTTGTGAAAGAGGGAGCTTAAGGGAGTTTATGCTCATGATAAAAATCCTTTAATTATTGTtgtgttttacttaactttgaaccaggttgtcataatcaaaaaggaggagattgttggtgcaggaaacacgagacgatcgaacctgagttttgattatgtcaaaggtccaaagttaagttgtcttgtgatctaacaaggttgattgagcttgtagAAAAGTCATaaattgtcttaggcaaaagtcctagtggactctagataggtggaaaatcctagggggaggtaaccctaggtcctagggggcggtaatcctaggtgatagaaagtcctagttgtagttagacaggtagaaaatcctagggggtggtaaccctaggcggaaagtcttggcgggttaagtgcttagggtaaaaccctagagttgaagactctaggtgaaaatcctgg from Zingiber officinale cultivar Zhangliang chromosome 4B, Zo_v1.1, whole genome shotgun sequence includes:
- the LOC121978059 gene encoding polygalacturonase ADPG1-like, with the protein product MINQRRPRSSALLLLLFASFVAGTLAATYRVTDYGAKGDGITDDTQAFTNAWRAVCLNSKEASTLLIPGGKVYLLGLTKFGGPCKHYIRVQVDGNLKRVDEVWSDDDNNWLLFINLNGLTVAGAGEIDGQGASWWACKEAKACAFLAANSLALLHVTKAQVLGLSFKNSAMMHVAIGMSVGVRISNLKITAPAESPNTDGIHVERSRHVIISDCQISTGDDCVSVSSGAKDVNISRIRCGPGHGLSIGSLGIEKSYATAEGIHVSDSTIVRTDNGVRIKTWQGATGFARDISFRNISLTEVRNPIIIDQFYCPRGGCKNEVTASACLLLYFSWVFACSLINSFVLVPCWIRYMCASSKTSAVQVSDVKFIGVKGTSANDMAIRLECSQSSGCHDVVMEDVDIRNAVPGEQAQAFCFNAHGKKAKVVKPDVPCLSY